GCTCCCCCGCCGGGGACGGCACAATCAGCACGGGCTTGCGGGCAGCGTCCGCCCCAGGCGCTTTCGGGCCGGCCTCGGCCACCGCGGTCAGGGCCTGGGCCCAGGGCTCCGGCTTCATCACCATGCCGGCGCCGCCGCCGTACGGGGTGTCGTCCACCGTGCGGTGCCGGTCCGTGGTGAAGTCACGGAGGTCATGGATGTTGAGTTCCAGCAGTCCGTCCTGGCGCGCCTTTCCGATGAGGGACAGCTCCAGCGGTGCCAGGTACTCGGGGAAGATGCTGACGACGTCGATCCGCATGTCAGGCGCGGTCCGCCGCGCCGGGTGCCGCGTTCTTGTCATCGTCGCCGTCGGCGTCGCCGTCGTCCGGGGTCTCGCCGGCGCCGTCGTCCGGGGTCTCGCCGGCGTCCGTGTTGACCTCGAAGAGGCCGGCCGGCGGGGTGACGAGGACGTACTTTTCGGCGACGTTGACCTCGGGGACAATCTGTTCCACGAACGGAATCAGGATTTCCTTGCCGGCCTGGTCGGTCACCACCAGCAGGTCCTGGACTGGCATGGTGTGCAGCCCGGATACCTTGCCGACCACCGCGTCGCCGACCCGGACGTCAAGGCCCACGAGCTCGTGCTCGTACCAGCCCTCGTCGTCGTCCTCGTCCAGTTCCTCGGTCTCGATGAAGAGCTTCGCACCGCGGAGGGCTTCCGCCTCGTTGCGGGTCTCCACTTCCTCGAAGGCCAGCAGCAGGATGTCCTTGTTCCAGCGGGCGCTCTCCACGGTCAGCGGGCCGGCCGAGGCCGGCTCCACCACGAACTGCGTGCCGGGAACAAAGCGGTCACCGGGCGCATCCGTGAGCACCTGGACGGTCACCTCGCCGCGGATGCCGTGGGGCTTGCCGATTCGTGCCACCTGAAGCTGCATCTGTTCCTCTGTTCGGGTTCTCTTGAAGTCTTGGGTTTGTTGGTGCGTTTACTGCGCAAAACAGTCCGGCCCCTCCACCATAAGCTGGTGGAGGGGCCGGACTAAAGATCAAGTAATGCTGGTCGCGCTACCGGCGGCGGTCGGTGTCGACGACGTCGACCCTGACCGGTTCGCCGTCGGCCAGCGCCGCCACCACGCTGCGCAGTGCGCGTGCGGTGCGGCCCTGGCGTCCGATCACCCGTCCGAGGTCGTCCTGATGAACGCGCACCTCGAGGGTGTCCCCGCGGCGGTTGTTCTTCGCACTGACCTTGACGTCCTCGGGACTGTCAACAATCCCGCGGACCAGGTGTTCGAGCGCTTCTGCCAGCAATTTACTCAGCCTCGGTGGTCTCTGCTTCGGCGTCGGCGGGGGCCTCGGCTGCGTCGTCCTTCTTGGCCTTCTTGGTGATGGCTTCCGGGATGATCACGGAACCCTTTTCCGGGGTGACGAAGGCTTCCTTGGGAGCCTTGGTCTTCAAGGTGCCCTCCTGGCCCGGGAGACCCTTGAACTTCTGCCAGTCACCGGTGATCTTGAGGATCGCGGCAACCTGCTCGGACGGCTGAGCGCCGACGCCGAGCCAGTACTGGGCACGGTCCGTGTCGACCTCGATGTACGAGGGCTCTTCGGTCGGGTGGTACTTGCCGATCTCTTCGATGGCACGGCCATCACGCTTGGAGCGTGCGTCCATGACGACGATGCGGTAGTACGGTGCGCGCATCTTACCGAAGCGCTTAAGGCGAATCTTTACGGCCACTTTTGTGGTCACTCCTGTTTCTGAAACGGGGTCGAGCCCGGCGTTCTGCACCCGTGGGGCGGGCCGTACTAGGGG
The nucleotide sequence above comes from Arthrobacter sp. KBS0702. Encoded proteins:
- a CDS encoding RNA-binding protein; amino-acid sequence: MLAEALEHLVRGIVDSPEDVKVSAKNNRRGDTLEVRVHQDDLGRVIGRQGRTARALRSVVAALADGEPVRVDVVDTDRRR
- the rimM gene encoding ribosome maturation factor RimM (Essential for efficient processing of 16S rRNA) → MQLQVARIGKPHGIRGEVTVQVLTDAPGDRFVPGTQFVVEPASAGPLTVESARWNKDILLLAFEEVETRNEAEALRGAKLFIETEELDEDDDEGWYEHELVGLDVRVGDAVVGKVSGLHTMPVQDLLVVTDQAGKEILIPFVEQIVPEVNVAEKYVLVTPPAGLFEVNTDAGETPDDGAGETPDDGDADGDDDKNAAPGAADRA
- the rpsP gene encoding 30S ribosomal protein S16, whose protein sequence is MAVKIRLKRFGKMRAPYYRIVVMDARSKRDGRAIEEIGKYHPTEEPSYIEVDTDRAQYWLGVGAQPSEQVAAILKITGDWQKFKGLPGQEGTLKTKAPKEAFVTPEKGSVIIPEAITKKAKKDDAAEAPADAEAETTEAE